The following proteins are co-located in the Neodiprion virginianus isolate iyNeoVirg1 chromosome 6, iyNeoVirg1.1, whole genome shotgun sequence genome:
- the LOC124307033 gene encoding B-cell lymphoma/leukemia 11A isoform X1 — protein sequence MRIKMPAVRIAQAETSQGSSPDTVQCGGCRASYPLGDIVRFIEHKVNHCRSTLQGCHSPPPAAAPEDSDPEDALALKNDQEKLNSVPSISAPINKRGSRLESPPTPQGSGSDGGSPIELRASASSTPKRRLEEDKEELPKKPKTESVDADTNTTSSEPRWLQCSQCARRLSSAWELLQHAQSVHGARLYTSSSPSANSSSNTPAPSPPTQTSTHTHHLSPPNHLNLSGKSTGSSSAGNSSGGGNTSGSSGRQLQSSASLVGDPLHSFLRLPQHLERSFPPMFRPDFLALNPLASYRGLQDLQTATRNLQNLGDPLRGMDGLNLGDSLVRSSLDSLNNARNLANLAELSHGRGLSGQAHPPPLEANLDFYSARLRSLANPSLGAAPNPTPNTPSNQGAVVSVQPIQPPSPAANPANLTHNSIQKENSPPCYTQSPIGGHHNNNNSTDSDKTSPPVASTPIIADSETVYTCEVCEKKFRFQSNLIVHRRSHQDKEHAFQETIQDTTATRCEICEIEVPSFSELRKHMRNEHQEALNVASSPQGSVETVPDDGSSCDENMDLDEGEETDAKREDNEENTPEDLSTTQGQSSEEGGTRVDQKPSLVGDLMEKFGLSNIAQYSEAYRQALQENHRGGFVKTESPSNLVNSLNNNKEKDSALSPTNFNSSTTPNIFSGQGFPRSAGPDFGGLWLPSPHYLENNEFRKASKATTSSLSLQGLPSPLLKKERSGRNDTCEYCGKVFKNCSNLTVHRRSHTGEKPYKCELCSYACAQSSKLTRHMKTHGRHGKDIYRCRFCEMPFSVPSTLEKHMRKCVVVQQGQKMGMPYSGSQDEDSSLSTKDT from the exons ATGAGGATCAAGATGCCAGCTGTCAGAATTGCCCAAG CGGAAACGTCTCAAGGCTCCAGCCCGGACACGGTGCAATGCGGGGGATGTCGGGCCTCCTATCCTCTCGGGGACATCGTCAGGTTCATCGAGCACAAGGTGAACCACTGTCGGAGCACCCTTCAGGGCTGTCACAGCCCGCCGCCGGCCGCTGCCCCCGAGGACTCGGACCCCGAGGACGCGCTCGCCCTGAAGAACGACCAGGAGAAGCTCAACTCGGTGCCCAGCATATCGGCGCCGATCAACAAGCGCGGCAGTCGTCTCGAGAGTCCGCCGACGCCCCAGGGCTCCGGATCCGACGGCGGCAGCCCCATCGAGCTCAGGGCAAGCGCAAGCTCCACGCCGAAGAGAAGACTCGAGGAGGACAAGGAGGAGTTACCTAAAAAGCCTAAGACGGAATCGGTCGATGCCGACACCAACACGACCAGTTCCG AACCGAGATGGCTCCAGTGTTCCCAGTGCGCCCGCAGGCTGTCCTCGGCGTGGGAGCTTCTTCAGCACGCGCAGAGCGTCCACGGGGCGAGACTTTACACGTCCTCGTCACCCTCGGCGAATTCATCCTCCAACACACCAGCCCCAAGTCCTCCGACGCAGACGTCGACGCACACGCACCACCTGAGTCCCCCGAACCATCTGAACCTCAGCGGTAAATCGACGGGAAGTTCGTCGGCGGGTAATTCTTCCGGGGGTGGAAACACGAGCGGAAGTAGCGGCAGGCAGCTTCAGTCCTCGGCTTCGCTGGTCGGCGATCCTCTGCACAGTTTTCTCAGACTTCCGCAGCACCTCGAGAGGAGCTTTCCGCCGATGTTCAGGCCGGACTTTCTCGCTCTGAACCCCCTCGCCTCGTACCGGGGACTCCAGGACCTCCAGACCGCCACCAGGAACCTGCAGAACCTCGGAGACCCGCTTCGCGGGATGGACGGCCTGAACCTCGGCGACTCCCTCGTACGGAGTTCACTCGACTCTTTGAACAACGCGAGGAACCTGGCGAACCTGGCCGAGCTGTCCCACGGACGTGGGCTCTCGGGACAGGCGCATCCACCACCACTCGAAGCGAACCTGGATTTTTACTCGGCGCGCCTAAGGAGCCTCGCTAACCCTTCCTTAGGCGCGGCTCCGAATCCCACCCCAAACACGCCGTCGAACCAGGGCGCGGTGGTCAGCGTGCAGCCGATCCAGCCACCGAGTCCGGCGGCCAATCCGGCGAACCTCACCCACAACAGCATCCAGAAGGAGAACTCGCCCCCGTGCTACACCCAGAGTCCGATCGGCGGTCaccacaacaacaacaattccACCGACAGTGACAAGACCAGTCCGCCGGTAGCCTCGACCCCGATAATCGCCGACTCGGAGACCGTCTACACCTGCGAGGTGTGCGAGAAGAAGTTCCGGTTCCAGTCGAACCTGATAGTTCACCGAAGGAGTCATCAGGACAAGGAGCACGCCTTCCAGGAAACGATACAGGACACCACGGCGACCAGGTGCGAGATATGCGAGATCGAGGTGCCGAGCTTTTCCGAACTGCGAAAACACATGCGGAACGAGCACCAGGAGGCGCTTAACGTCGCGTCGAGTCCCCAGGGCAGCGTGGAGACGGTACCGGACGACGGGAGCAGCTGCGACGAGAACATGGACCTCGACGAGGGCGAGGAGACGGACGCGAAGCGGGAGGACAACGAGGAGAACACCCCCGAGGACCTGAGCACCACTCAGGGTCAGAGCAGCGAGGAGGGCGGAACGCGGGTCGACCAGAAGCCGAGTCTGGTCGGTGACCTGATGGAGAAATTCGGGCTGAGCAACATCGCCCAGTACTCGGAGGCCTACAGGCAAGCGCTGCAGGAGAACCATCGGGGCGGTTTCGTCAAGACCGAGTCACCGTCGAACCTCGTCAACTCCCTGAACAACAACAAGGAGAAGGACAGCGCCCTCTCGCCGACGAATTTCAACTCGTCGACTACGCCGAACATCTTCTCAGGTCAGGGATTTCCCCGTTCGGCCGGGCCCGACTTCGGCGGTCTTTGGCTGCCCAGCCCTCACTATCTGGAGAACAACGAATTCCGGAAGGCCTCGAAGGCCACCACCTCGAGTCTATCGCTTCAGGGACTCCCCAGTCCGTTGCTCAAGAAGGAACGGAGCGGCAGGAACGACACGTGCGAGTACTGTGGCAAGGTCTTCAAGAACTGTTCGAACCTGACCGTCCACAGGCGATCGCACACCGGCGAAAAACCCTACAAATGTGAACTGTGCTCATACGCCTGTGCCCAGAGTTCGAAGCTCACGAGACACATGAAGACCCACGGTCGTCATGGCAAGGATATTTACAGGTGTAGATTTTGCGAGATGCCGTTTTCCGTGCCAAGCACGCTGGAAAAGCACATGCGGAAATGCGTCGTCGTGCAGCAGGGCCAGAAGATGGGGATGCCCTACTCCGGGAGTCAGGACGAGGACTCGTCCTTGAGCACGAAGGATACTTGA
- the LOC124307033 gene encoding B-cell lymphoma/leukemia 11A isoform X3: MRIKMPAVRIAQEPRWLQCSQCARRLSSAWELLQHAQSVHGARLYTSSSPSANSSSNTPAPSPPTQTSTHTHHLSPPNHLNLSGKSTGSSSAGNSSGGGNTSGSSGRQLQSSASLVGDPLHSFLRLPQHLERSFPPMFRPDFLALNPLASYRGLQDLQTATRNLQNLGDPLRGMDGLNLGDSLVRSSLDSLNNARNLANLAELSHGRGLSGQAHPPPLEANLDFYSARLRSLANPSLGAAPNPTPNTPSNQGAVVSVQPIQPPSPAANPANLTHNSIQKENSPPCYTQSPIGGHHNNNNSTDSDKTSPPVASTPIIADSETVYTCEVCEKKFRFQSNLIVHRRSHQDKEHAFQETIQDTTATRCEICEIEVPSFSELRKHMRNEHQEALNVASSPQGSVETVPDDGSSCDENMDLDEGEETDAKREDNEENTPEDLSTTQGQSSEEGGTRVDQKPSLVGDLMEKFGLSNIAQYSEAYRQALQENHRGGFVKTESPSNLVNSLNNNKEKDSALSPTNFNSSTTPNIFSGQGFPRSAGPDFGGLWLPSPHYLENNEFRKASKATTSSLSLQGLPSPLLKKERSGRNDTCEYCGKVFKNCSNLTVHRRSHTGEKPYKCELCSYACAQSSKLTRHMKTHGRHGKDIYRCRFCEMPFSVPSTLEKHMRKCVVVQQGQKMGMPYSGSQDEDSSLSTKDT; the protein is encoded by the exons ATGAGGATCAAGATGCCAGCTGTCAGAATTGCCCAAG AACCGAGATGGCTCCAGTGTTCCCAGTGCGCCCGCAGGCTGTCCTCGGCGTGGGAGCTTCTTCAGCACGCGCAGAGCGTCCACGGGGCGAGACTTTACACGTCCTCGTCACCCTCGGCGAATTCATCCTCCAACACACCAGCCCCAAGTCCTCCGACGCAGACGTCGACGCACACGCACCACCTGAGTCCCCCGAACCATCTGAACCTCAGCGGTAAATCGACGGGAAGTTCGTCGGCGGGTAATTCTTCCGGGGGTGGAAACACGAGCGGAAGTAGCGGCAGGCAGCTTCAGTCCTCGGCTTCGCTGGTCGGCGATCCTCTGCACAGTTTTCTCAGACTTCCGCAGCACCTCGAGAGGAGCTTTCCGCCGATGTTCAGGCCGGACTTTCTCGCTCTGAACCCCCTCGCCTCGTACCGGGGACTCCAGGACCTCCAGACCGCCACCAGGAACCTGCAGAACCTCGGAGACCCGCTTCGCGGGATGGACGGCCTGAACCTCGGCGACTCCCTCGTACGGAGTTCACTCGACTCTTTGAACAACGCGAGGAACCTGGCGAACCTGGCCGAGCTGTCCCACGGACGTGGGCTCTCGGGACAGGCGCATCCACCACCACTCGAAGCGAACCTGGATTTTTACTCGGCGCGCCTAAGGAGCCTCGCTAACCCTTCCTTAGGCGCGGCTCCGAATCCCACCCCAAACACGCCGTCGAACCAGGGCGCGGTGGTCAGCGTGCAGCCGATCCAGCCACCGAGTCCGGCGGCCAATCCGGCGAACCTCACCCACAACAGCATCCAGAAGGAGAACTCGCCCCCGTGCTACACCCAGAGTCCGATCGGCGGTCaccacaacaacaacaattccACCGACAGTGACAAGACCAGTCCGCCGGTAGCCTCGACCCCGATAATCGCCGACTCGGAGACCGTCTACACCTGCGAGGTGTGCGAGAAGAAGTTCCGGTTCCAGTCGAACCTGATAGTTCACCGAAGGAGTCATCAGGACAAGGAGCACGCCTTCCAGGAAACGATACAGGACACCACGGCGACCAGGTGCGAGATATGCGAGATCGAGGTGCCGAGCTTTTCCGAACTGCGAAAACACATGCGGAACGAGCACCAGGAGGCGCTTAACGTCGCGTCGAGTCCCCAGGGCAGCGTGGAGACGGTACCGGACGACGGGAGCAGCTGCGACGAGAACATGGACCTCGACGAGGGCGAGGAGACGGACGCGAAGCGGGAGGACAACGAGGAGAACACCCCCGAGGACCTGAGCACCACTCAGGGTCAGAGCAGCGAGGAGGGCGGAACGCGGGTCGACCAGAAGCCGAGTCTGGTCGGTGACCTGATGGAGAAATTCGGGCTGAGCAACATCGCCCAGTACTCGGAGGCCTACAGGCAAGCGCTGCAGGAGAACCATCGGGGCGGTTTCGTCAAGACCGAGTCACCGTCGAACCTCGTCAACTCCCTGAACAACAACAAGGAGAAGGACAGCGCCCTCTCGCCGACGAATTTCAACTCGTCGACTACGCCGAACATCTTCTCAGGTCAGGGATTTCCCCGTTCGGCCGGGCCCGACTTCGGCGGTCTTTGGCTGCCCAGCCCTCACTATCTGGAGAACAACGAATTCCGGAAGGCCTCGAAGGCCACCACCTCGAGTCTATCGCTTCAGGGACTCCCCAGTCCGTTGCTCAAGAAGGAACGGAGCGGCAGGAACGACACGTGCGAGTACTGTGGCAAGGTCTTCAAGAACTGTTCGAACCTGACCGTCCACAGGCGATCGCACACCGGCGAAAAACCCTACAAATGTGAACTGTGCTCATACGCCTGTGCCCAGAGTTCGAAGCTCACGAGACACATGAAGACCCACGGTCGTCATGGCAAGGATATTTACAGGTGTAGATTTTGCGAGATGCCGTTTTCCGTGCCAAGCACGCTGGAAAAGCACATGCGGAAATGCGTCGTCGTGCAGCAGGGCCAGAAGATGGGGATGCCCTACTCCGGGAGTCAGGACGAGGACTCGTCCTTGAGCACGAAGGATACTTGA
- the LOC124307033 gene encoding B-cell lymphoma/leukemia 11A isoform X2 encodes MTLPSMPNAETSQGSSPDTVQCGGCRASYPLGDIVRFIEHKVNHCRSTLQGCHSPPPAAAPEDSDPEDALALKNDQEKLNSVPSISAPINKRGSRLESPPTPQGSGSDGGSPIELRASASSTPKRRLEEDKEELPKKPKTESVDADTNTTSSEPRWLQCSQCARRLSSAWELLQHAQSVHGARLYTSSSPSANSSSNTPAPSPPTQTSTHTHHLSPPNHLNLSGKSTGSSSAGNSSGGGNTSGSSGRQLQSSASLVGDPLHSFLRLPQHLERSFPPMFRPDFLALNPLASYRGLQDLQTATRNLQNLGDPLRGMDGLNLGDSLVRSSLDSLNNARNLANLAELSHGRGLSGQAHPPPLEANLDFYSARLRSLANPSLGAAPNPTPNTPSNQGAVVSVQPIQPPSPAANPANLTHNSIQKENSPPCYTQSPIGGHHNNNNSTDSDKTSPPVASTPIIADSETVYTCEVCEKKFRFQSNLIVHRRSHQDKEHAFQETIQDTTATRCEICEIEVPSFSELRKHMRNEHQEALNVASSPQGSVETVPDDGSSCDENMDLDEGEETDAKREDNEENTPEDLSTTQGQSSEEGGTRVDQKPSLVGDLMEKFGLSNIAQYSEAYRQALQENHRGGFVKTESPSNLVNSLNNNKEKDSALSPTNFNSSTTPNIFSGQGFPRSAGPDFGGLWLPSPHYLENNEFRKASKATTSSLSLQGLPSPLLKKERSGRNDTCEYCGKVFKNCSNLTVHRRSHTGEKPYKCELCSYACAQSSKLTRHMKTHGRHGKDIYRCRFCEMPFSVPSTLEKHMRKCVVVQQGQKMGMPYSGSQDEDSSLSTKDT; translated from the exons CGGAAACGTCTCAAGGCTCCAGCCCGGACACGGTGCAATGCGGGGGATGTCGGGCCTCCTATCCTCTCGGGGACATCGTCAGGTTCATCGAGCACAAGGTGAACCACTGTCGGAGCACCCTTCAGGGCTGTCACAGCCCGCCGCCGGCCGCTGCCCCCGAGGACTCGGACCCCGAGGACGCGCTCGCCCTGAAGAACGACCAGGAGAAGCTCAACTCGGTGCCCAGCATATCGGCGCCGATCAACAAGCGCGGCAGTCGTCTCGAGAGTCCGCCGACGCCCCAGGGCTCCGGATCCGACGGCGGCAGCCCCATCGAGCTCAGGGCAAGCGCAAGCTCCACGCCGAAGAGAAGACTCGAGGAGGACAAGGAGGAGTTACCTAAAAAGCCTAAGACGGAATCGGTCGATGCCGACACCAACACGACCAGTTCCG AACCGAGATGGCTCCAGTGTTCCCAGTGCGCCCGCAGGCTGTCCTCGGCGTGGGAGCTTCTTCAGCACGCGCAGAGCGTCCACGGGGCGAGACTTTACACGTCCTCGTCACCCTCGGCGAATTCATCCTCCAACACACCAGCCCCAAGTCCTCCGACGCAGACGTCGACGCACACGCACCACCTGAGTCCCCCGAACCATCTGAACCTCAGCGGTAAATCGACGGGAAGTTCGTCGGCGGGTAATTCTTCCGGGGGTGGAAACACGAGCGGAAGTAGCGGCAGGCAGCTTCAGTCCTCGGCTTCGCTGGTCGGCGATCCTCTGCACAGTTTTCTCAGACTTCCGCAGCACCTCGAGAGGAGCTTTCCGCCGATGTTCAGGCCGGACTTTCTCGCTCTGAACCCCCTCGCCTCGTACCGGGGACTCCAGGACCTCCAGACCGCCACCAGGAACCTGCAGAACCTCGGAGACCCGCTTCGCGGGATGGACGGCCTGAACCTCGGCGACTCCCTCGTACGGAGTTCACTCGACTCTTTGAACAACGCGAGGAACCTGGCGAACCTGGCCGAGCTGTCCCACGGACGTGGGCTCTCGGGACAGGCGCATCCACCACCACTCGAAGCGAACCTGGATTTTTACTCGGCGCGCCTAAGGAGCCTCGCTAACCCTTCCTTAGGCGCGGCTCCGAATCCCACCCCAAACACGCCGTCGAACCAGGGCGCGGTGGTCAGCGTGCAGCCGATCCAGCCACCGAGTCCGGCGGCCAATCCGGCGAACCTCACCCACAACAGCATCCAGAAGGAGAACTCGCCCCCGTGCTACACCCAGAGTCCGATCGGCGGTCaccacaacaacaacaattccACCGACAGTGACAAGACCAGTCCGCCGGTAGCCTCGACCCCGATAATCGCCGACTCGGAGACCGTCTACACCTGCGAGGTGTGCGAGAAGAAGTTCCGGTTCCAGTCGAACCTGATAGTTCACCGAAGGAGTCATCAGGACAAGGAGCACGCCTTCCAGGAAACGATACAGGACACCACGGCGACCAGGTGCGAGATATGCGAGATCGAGGTGCCGAGCTTTTCCGAACTGCGAAAACACATGCGGAACGAGCACCAGGAGGCGCTTAACGTCGCGTCGAGTCCCCAGGGCAGCGTGGAGACGGTACCGGACGACGGGAGCAGCTGCGACGAGAACATGGACCTCGACGAGGGCGAGGAGACGGACGCGAAGCGGGAGGACAACGAGGAGAACACCCCCGAGGACCTGAGCACCACTCAGGGTCAGAGCAGCGAGGAGGGCGGAACGCGGGTCGACCAGAAGCCGAGTCTGGTCGGTGACCTGATGGAGAAATTCGGGCTGAGCAACATCGCCCAGTACTCGGAGGCCTACAGGCAAGCGCTGCAGGAGAACCATCGGGGCGGTTTCGTCAAGACCGAGTCACCGTCGAACCTCGTCAACTCCCTGAACAACAACAAGGAGAAGGACAGCGCCCTCTCGCCGACGAATTTCAACTCGTCGACTACGCCGAACATCTTCTCAGGTCAGGGATTTCCCCGTTCGGCCGGGCCCGACTTCGGCGGTCTTTGGCTGCCCAGCCCTCACTATCTGGAGAACAACGAATTCCGGAAGGCCTCGAAGGCCACCACCTCGAGTCTATCGCTTCAGGGACTCCCCAGTCCGTTGCTCAAGAAGGAACGGAGCGGCAGGAACGACACGTGCGAGTACTGTGGCAAGGTCTTCAAGAACTGTTCGAACCTGACCGTCCACAGGCGATCGCACACCGGCGAAAAACCCTACAAATGTGAACTGTGCTCATACGCCTGTGCCCAGAGTTCGAAGCTCACGAGACACATGAAGACCCACGGTCGTCATGGCAAGGATATTTACAGGTGTAGATTTTGCGAGATGCCGTTTTCCGTGCCAAGCACGCTGGAAAAGCACATGCGGAAATGCGTCGTCGTGCAGCAGGGCCAGAAGATGGGGATGCCCTACTCCGGGAGTCAGGACGAGGACTCGTCCTTGAGCACGAAGGATACTTGA